A DNA window from Ipomoea triloba cultivar NCNSP0323 chromosome 10, ASM357664v1 contains the following coding sequences:
- the LOC116032219 gene encoding probable carboxylesterase 6 yields the protein MNSVQSFDSFPTPKKEKQVVEEVSGWMRVYDDGSVDRTWTGPPEVKFMADPAPPHLNFVDGVTTKDVIIDENSGRRVRIYLPEKYGEKLPIILHFHGGGFCISQPDWYMYYAVYSRLARVANAIVVSCYLPLAPDNRLPAATEAGYAAFLWLRALSRGEAREPWLTDRGNFEKVFLIGDSSGANIVHHVAARAGNDDLAPLKLGGAIPIHPGFCRASRSKSELEQPETPFLTLAMLDKFIAFALPEGSTKDHPITCPMGSAAPPISGLKLPPYLYCVAEYDLLKDTEMEFYEAMKEANKDIELLLNSGVGHSFYLNKIAVDMDPVTGSETERLLAEIAKFVEKH from the coding sequence ATGAACTCTGTTCAATCTTTTGATTCCTTTCCGACACCTAAAAAGGAAAAGCAGGTTGTCGAGGAGGTTTCCGGTTGGATGAGGGTTTACGATGATGGCTCCGTCGACCGGACTTGGACCGGCCCGCCGGAGGTCAAGTTCATGGCTGACCCTGCCCCTCCCCACCTCAATTTCGTCGACGGTGTCACCACCAAGGACGTCATCATCGATGAGAATTCCGGCCGCCGCGTCCGCATTTACCTCCCCGAAAAATACGGCGAAAAGTTGCCCATCATACTGCACTTTCACGGCGGCGGCTTTTGCATTAGCCAACCCGATTGGTACATGTACTACGCCGTTTACTCCCGCCTAGCGCGTGTGGCGAACGCCATAGTCGTGTCCTGCTATCTCCCACTCGCCCCGGATAACCGCCTCCCCGCGGCTACAGAAGCCGGCTACGCCGCCTTTCTCTGGCTCCGAGCCCTGTCCCGCGGCGAGGCGCGTGAGCCGTGGCTAACCGATCGCGGAAACTTCGAGAAAGTATTCCTCATCGGGGACAGCTCCGGCGCTAATATAGTCCACCACGTGGCGGCTCGAGCCGGAAATGACGATCTTGCCCCGCTGAAGCTCGGCGGCGCAATCCCGATCCATCCGGGATTTTGCCGCGCTTCTCGGAGCAAATCCGAACTAGAACAACCGGAAACGCCGTTTCTAACACTGGCTATGCTCGACAAATTCATAGCCTTTGCTCTCCCAGAAGGGAGCACGAAAGATCACCCCATAACGTGCCCGATGGGGAGCGCGGCGCCGCCGATCTCCGGCCTAAAACTGCCGCCGTACTTGTACTGCGTTGCCGAGTATGACCTTCTAAAGGACACGGAGATGGAGTTCTATGAGGCCATGAAGGAGGCTAATAAGGACATTGAGCTGCTACTTAACTCCGGCGTGGGTCACAGCTTTTATCTGAACAAAATCGCCGTCGACATGGATCCGGTCACCGGTTCCGAAACCGAACGGCTCCTTGCAGAGATCGCGAAATTCGTCGAGAAACATTGA